From Candidatus Zymogenaceae bacterium, the proteins below share one genomic window:
- a CDS encoding enoyl-CoA hydratase: MSENHVLYEKKDGIAVITLNRPEVRNALNLAMLYEIERLFKEADADDDVRVIVFTGAGDRAFSAGLDLSDLRSFMAAEEDPDNTELFAGERGFRTIREMKKPVIAAVNGYAVTGGLELVLGCDIIIAADTAKFGDTHAKVGVTPGAGMSQILPRIVGSYKAKLMSLTGEFMDVQAAYTAGLVARVVEGKALMDEAMRLAGIIASFNDEQVRRIKRMIDRGGDLSLADGMALEAREFVEWKETKRG, encoded by the coding sequence ATGTCGGAAAACCATGTACTGTATGAAAAGAAGGACGGTATCGCCGTCATCACCCTCAACCGCCCCGAGGTGAGAAACGCCCTGAACCTCGCCATGTTGTATGAAATCGAGCGGCTTTTCAAGGAGGCGGACGCAGACGATGATGTGCGGGTGATCGTCTTTACCGGCGCCGGCGACCGGGCGTTCTCCGCAGGCCTCGACCTGAGTGATTTGAGAAGCTTCATGGCGGCGGAGGAAGATCCGGACAACACGGAACTGTTCGCGGGAGAGCGGGGATTTCGCACAATTAGGGAAATGAAGAAGCCGGTCATCGCCGCAGTCAATGGGTACGCCGTCACCGGCGGTCTGGAGCTTGTTCTGGGATGCGACATAATCATCGCTGCGGACACCGCCAAGTTTGGAGACACACACGCGAAGGTGGGGGTCACCCCCGGCGCGGGTATGAGCCAAATACTTCCCCGCATCGTCGGGTCTTACAAGGCGAAGCTCATGTCGTTGACCGGGGAGTTTATGGACGTCCAGGCGGCGTATACGGCGGGGCTTGTGGCCCGGGTGGTCGAGGGAAAAGCTCTGATGGATGAGGCCATGCGGCTGGCCGGGATCATCGCCTCCTTCAACGATGAGCAGGTCCGGCGGATAAAACGGATGATCGATCGCGGCGGGGATCTCTCACTGGCCGACGGCATGGCCTTGGAGGCCCGGGAATTTGTCGAATGGAAGGAGACAAAGAGAGGCTGA
- a CDS encoding MFS transporter: MNDKSNERLSWGTKLGFGAGDIFGGGAMVIIGFFYLFFLTDVLLISPVLAGVVFLVSKMWDAVSDPIMGIISDRTRTRFGRRRPYFLLGVVLVFLSFFMMWFPVDFERETHRFIFVLAAYIFFSTSYTIVMIPYLALASELTTDYNERTALTSVRMVFSMVSSLVCAVLPLEIVKTFPEVRTGYIVMALVFASLFSLPFLATFFATKERPEFQKEPETFNFKRTFVEPFKTPTFIHVLLMYLFSMATMDIVMSIMMYFMTYYIKRPDEANYVLGALLIAQIVAIPLFAVISGKIGKKRTFVYAAIMWLVTMCFSLLITPDNHDIVIYVFCAIVGIGSGGIVVMIYSILPDVPDVDELYSERRREGIFSGLMTFLRKASSALGIFIVSQIIFWAGYLKPVETIIDGKAVIERQAQTPEFLISLKIMFALVPALFLSIAIISAIRYRLTPEVHDRLNITLTARRRGKDYNKTEEQQLKKTLEGE, from the coding sequence ATGAACGACAAGTCGAATGAGCGGTTGAGCTGGGGGACCAAGCTCGGCTTCGGCGCCGGGGATATCTTCGGCGGCGGGGCGATGGTGATTATCGGTTTTTTCTATCTTTTCTTTCTGACCGATGTGTTGCTGATATCGCCGGTCCTGGCAGGCGTGGTGTTCCTCGTCAGCAAGATGTGGGACGCGGTGAGCGACCCGATCATGGGCATCATCAGCGATCGAACCCGTACCCGCTTCGGCAGGCGGCGGCCCTATTTCCTGTTGGGGGTGGTGCTGGTGTTCCTGTCGTTTTTCATGATGTGGTTCCCGGTGGATTTTGAGCGGGAGACACATCGATTCATCTTCGTGCTGGCGGCGTATATCTTTTTTTCCACGAGCTATACCATTGTGATGATTCCCTACCTCGCCCTGGCGTCGGAGCTGACCACCGACTACAACGAGCGGACCGCCTTGACATCGGTGCGCATGGTCTTTTCGATGGTCTCCTCGCTCGTATGCGCGGTGCTTCCCCTTGAGATCGTCAAAACGTTCCCGGAGGTCAGGACCGGGTATATTGTCATGGCGCTGGTCTTCGCATCGTTGTTTTCTCTTCCCTTCCTCGCCACGTTTTTCGCAACGAAGGAGAGGCCGGAATTCCAGAAGGAGCCGGAAACGTTCAATTTCAAGCGGACGTTCGTGGAGCCGTTCAAAACGCCGACGTTCATCCATGTGCTTCTGATGTATCTCTTCTCCATGGCGACGATGGACATCGTCATGTCGATCATGATGTACTTCATGACCTACTACATTAAACGTCCCGATGAAGCCAACTACGTGCTCGGAGCGCTTTTGATCGCCCAGATTGTCGCCATTCCTTTGTTTGCCGTAATCAGCGGCAAAATAGGGAAAAAACGCACCTTCGTGTATGCCGCGATAATGTGGCTTGTGACCATGTGCTTCAGCCTTCTCATCACGCCCGACAATCACGATATCGTCATCTACGTGTTCTGTGCTATTGTGGGCATCGGATCGGGAGGGATTGTCGTGATGATCTATTCCATCCTGCCCGATGTGCCGGATGTGGATGAGCTCTATTCCGAGCGTCGGCGGGAGGGTATCTTTTCCGGTCTGATGACGTTTCTCAGAAAGGCCAGCTCCGCCCTGGGCATCTTCATCGTATCCCAGATCATCTTTTGGGCAGGATACTTAAAGCCGGTGGAGACGATAATCGACGGGAAGGCGGTCATCGAAAGGCAGGCCCAGACGCCGGAGTTTCTCATATCCCTCAAGATCATGTTTGCATTGGTTCCCGCACTGTTTTTATCGATCGCGATCATCAGCGCGATACGCTATCGCCTGACACCCGAGGTCCACGATCGCCTCAACATCACGCTGACCGCCCGGAGACGGGGCAAGGATTATAATAAAACCGAGGAGCAACAATTAAAGAAAACCCTTGAGGGCGAATGA
- a CDS encoding HEAT repeat domain-containing protein produces the protein MLLTAAVVLCGALWVCLLSRGRTAALFFPLPYGVPGEIIVIDSATSGPIPDAVVRAEWWCHDNPLPDGPGSFTVMSEATTDAEGRAGLTVPKRRGGWFGCSLAVTISKPGYIPAGILVDPVNIPLPESVATWPFRTTVSIAEFPETLTVYLESALPVYLSALVDDDAFIRAVAAEELGALEPVLVTERDEVVLALTNALDDSDAQVRRNAAQALGVFADDACGSMPVLVELVFDEDEWVRLEACTTLGLLMQAGCLPTNGTIDALIRALSDEFAWVRRAAAEGLRYAGPDGTGALDALTRALEDDDAQVREYAAWAIEEIRRAK, from the coding sequence TTGCTGTTGACAGCGGCTGTGGTGCTGTGCGGGGCCCTCTGGGTGTGTCTCCTTTCCCGGGGGCGCACCGCCGCCCTTTTTTTTCCCCTGCCGTACGGCGTACCGGGTGAGATCATCGTCATAGACAGCGCTACATCGGGGCCCATACCCGACGCCGTGGTTCGCGCCGAATGGTGGTGCCACGACAATCCCCTGCCCGACGGCCCCGGTTCCTTTACGGTGATGTCCGAGGCGACGACCGATGCGGAGGGTCGGGCCGGTCTGACCGTGCCGAAAAGAAGGGGAGGCTGGTTCGGATGTTCCCTTGCCGTTACGATATCAAAACCGGGATACATTCCCGCGGGAATCCTGGTTGATCCGGTAAATATACCTCTCCCCGAGTCGGTGGCCACATGGCCGTTCAGGACGACGGTATCGATTGCGGAGTTTCCCGAAACGCTGACGGTGTATCTCGAATCGGCGCTTCCGGTGTATCTTTCCGCCCTTGTCGATGACGACGCGTTTATCCGCGCCGTCGCCGCCGAGGAGCTGGGCGCCCTTGAGCCGGTATTGGTGACCGAGAGGGACGAGGTGGTTCTGGCGCTGACGAACGCCCTGGACGATTCGGACGCGCAGGTCAGGCGAAACGCCGCACAGGCCCTGGGCGTTTTCGCCGATGACGCGTGCGGCTCGATGCCTGTGCTTGTGGAGCTTGTGTTCGACGAGGATGAATGGGTCCGCCTGGAGGCGTGCACCACCCTGGGGCTTCTGATGCAGGCGGGCTGTCTCCCGACCAACGGGACAATCGACGCCCTGATACGGGCGCTGTCGGATGAGTTTGCCTGGGTCCGCCGGGCCGCGGCAGAAGGATTGCGGTATGCCGGACCCGACGGGACCGGCGCCCTCGACGCCCTCACCCGAGCCTTGGAGGATGACGACGCCCAGGTCCGGGAGTACGCCGCCTGGGCGATCGAAGAGATAAGACGTGCAAAATAA
- a CDS encoding enoyl-CoA hydratase, translating into MEYSHLLLEKREGVLIIILNRPEVRNALSVDLLSELHRALVDAEADEGVDVVIITGAGKAFSSGIDASDFAFFTVMEGDTEYEKLQDAFGSITVLSDMTKPTIAAVNGAAVTGAFELVLRCDVVIASESARFADTHARVGIIPGGGMTQILPRLVGAARARDISFTGRFIGATEAYDMGLVSRVVPDDVLMDEALSAAAQMRLCPKDALREIKNLINRGLELPLGEGLLLEQDAFNRWRRSIDPARSAGALKTIARNKDNK; encoded by the coding sequence ATGGAGTATTCGCATCTATTGCTTGAGAAAAGAGAGGGTGTGCTCATTATCATCCTGAATCGCCCGGAGGTGAGAAACGCACTTTCCGTCGATCTCTTGTCCGAGCTGCATCGGGCCCTGGTAGATGCCGAAGCCGATGAAGGCGTCGACGTGGTAATCATCACCGGTGCAGGAAAGGCCTTTTCCTCCGGCATCGATGCGTCCGATTTCGCCTTCTTCACCGTCATGGAGGGTGACACCGAATATGAAAAACTCCAAGACGCCTTCGGATCCATTACGGTTCTGTCCGACATGACGAAGCCCACCATCGCCGCGGTCAACGGTGCGGCGGTAACCGGCGCATTCGAGCTGGTGCTCAGATGCGATGTGGTGATTGCTTCCGAATCTGCGCGATTCGCCGATACCCACGCCCGGGTGGGCATCATTCCCGGCGGAGGCATGACCCAGATTCTTCCCCGACTGGTGGGGGCCGCCCGGGCCAGGGATATCTCTTTTACGGGCCGGTTCATCGGTGCCACCGAAGCCTATGATATGGGACTTGTGAGCCGGGTGGTGCCGGACGACGTTCTGATGGACGAGGCGCTGTCCGCGGCGGCCCAGATGCGCCTGTGCCCGAAGGATGCACTCAGAGAGATTAAAAACCTCATCAACCGCGGTCTGGAGCTTCCCCTGGGCGAAGGTCTTCTTCTGGAACAGGATGCGTTCAACCGATGGCGTCGATCCATCGACCCGGCTCGGTCCGCTGGCGCCTTGAAGACCATCGCACGAAACAAGGATAATAAATAA
- a CDS encoding TIM barrel protein — protein MKLSLSTFVYFRYPLIEAIRRTARFGYDGVELWGGRPHAYADDMDTVRIRDIKTALDDCGIAVSNFIPAQFRYPSNLAAPDEGIRRGSVDYIKKSIDAAEGVGAPYVSLCPGFSLYGQSRAEAWGAMMTSFTELLDHARGMSCTLLLEPANRYESDLVVTVEDGLSAIDELDWEMGILVDTGHLFINREPLSDVVGKTKDLICHYHIDDNDGVTDDHMVPGDGKMYYDIFLEDLINSGYDGFLAVELGFQYTIDPDPAVRRSIEYLKARI, from the coding sequence ATGAAACTGAGCCTTTCGACATTCGTCTATTTCAGGTACCCGCTCATCGAGGCGATCCGTCGGACCGCCCGCTTCGGGTATGACGGCGTCGAGCTGTGGGGCGGCAGGCCCCACGCCTACGCCGACGACATGGACACAGTCCGCATCCGGGATATCAAGACGGCGCTGGACGACTGCGGCATAGCCGTCTCGAACTTCATCCCCGCCCAGTTCCGCTACCCCAGCAACCTGGCCGCCCCGGACGAGGGGATCAGGCGGGGCAGCGTCGACTACATCAAGAAAAGCATCGATGCCGCGGAAGGCGTGGGCGCGCCGTACGTCAGCCTCTGTCCCGGATTTTCCCTGTACGGTCAGTCCCGCGCCGAGGCGTGGGGGGCGATGATGACGAGCTTCACGGAGCTCCTCGACCATGCCCGGGGCATGTCGTGCACCCTCCTTTTGGAGCCGGCGAACCGGTACGAGTCGGACCTGGTGGTGACGGTGGAGGATGGACTTTCGGCCATAGACGAACTGGACTGGGAGATGGGGATCCTCGTCGATACGGGGCACCTCTTCATTAATAGAGAACCTCTATCCGACGTGGTCGGGAAGACAAAAGACCTCATCTGCCACTACCACATAGACGACAACGACGGCGTGACCGACGACCACATGGTCCCCGGCGACGGGAAAATGTACTACGACATATTCCTCGAAGACCTCATAAACTCCGGCTACGACGGATTCCTGGCGGTGGAGCTCGGGTTTCAGTACACCATCGACCCGGACCCGGCGGTGAGGCGGAGCATCGAGTATTTGAAGGCCCGTATATGA
- a CDS encoding TVP38/TMEM64 family protein, which yields MQHGKNDEGGGQDIGLGVPSKLTVGFVLRELRGVFIFIAVISAVYVGFRFSPWYGAFTVAEFDEHLRSLGYLAMPIHIVCFVILPLFIFPITPLCVAGGVLFGTGLGFVISAVGYILNSWAGFLISKSMFRKRIERLVRGRGMDIDKGIASHGILSTFLIRFFPFTPAGFQNYLVGLSGVGFRHFTIGSILGGIPWVFVLVFIGGAFFTDRASVFLSSILLFLFICVVSLIITFYNRDKILGKTSKNGHSHVRTHNEERT from the coding sequence ATGCAGCATGGAAAAAACGATGAAGGAGGGGGGCAGGACATCGGGCTTGGTGTACCGTCGAAACTGACCGTCGGTTTCGTTTTAAGAGAGCTTCGAGGCGTTTTTATTTTTATCGCCGTCATTTCGGCCGTGTATGTCGGATTTCGTTTTTCACCCTGGTACGGCGCGTTTACCGTTGCCGAGTTTGATGAGCATCTCAGGTCCCTGGGATACCTGGCGATGCCGATTCATATCGTCTGTTTTGTGATTCTGCCCCTTTTTATCTTTCCTATTACACCGCTGTGCGTGGCGGGTGGGGTGCTGTTCGGCACGGGGCTCGGCTTTGTGATCTCAGCCGTCGGATACATTCTCAATTCCTGGGCGGGTTTTCTCATTTCAAAAAGCATGTTCAGAAAGCGTATCGAGCGTCTGGTGCGGGGTCGGGGAATGGACATCGACAAAGGAATCGCTTCTCACGGTATCCTCTCCACGTTTCTCATTCGGTTTTTCCCCTTCACTCCCGCAGGATTCCAAAACTACCTCGTGGGCCTCTCCGGGGTAGGTTTTCGCCATTTCACCATCGGCAGCATACTGGGCGGAATTCCCTGGGTGTTCGTTCTCGTGTTCATAGGCGGTGCCTTTTTCACCGATCGGGCTTCTGTTTTTCTCTCGTCGATTCTTCTTTTTTTATTTATTTGTGTTGTATCGCTCATCATTACATTTTACAATAGAGACAAAATATTGGGAAAAACGTCGAAGAATGGACACAGTCATGTTCGAACGCATAATGAGGAACGCACATGA
- a CDS encoding HEAT repeat domain-containing protein yields the protein MAAPLTEERRRIILIWVAVCILIGVLVSFRGRFAPIFPSLKYGPSKDIGVYDADTSQPISGAEVRAEWRCGDYPLSNRSGSPNITLGTITDEGGRATLTIPRDLDESFECPMSVTISKSGYVPERILVCPTPGSFPDQGGDWPFRTTTLVAELPKDLTVVLSPAPPIYLSALSDNDPLIRTIAAEELGKLPVLEEEREEVIRALTNALDDQNPQVRESAARAIENLMCTEQ from the coding sequence ATGGCGGCTCCCCTCACGGAGGAACGAAGAAGGATCATCCTCATCTGGGTGGCGGTGTGCATCCTTATCGGGGTGTTGGTGTCCTTCCGGGGACGGTTCGCCCCGATCTTTCCCTCCCTGAAGTATGGCCCGTCGAAGGATATCGGTGTGTACGACGCGGACACCTCACAGCCTATATCCGGCGCCGAGGTCAGGGCCGAATGGCGGTGCGGCGACTATCCTCTTTCCAACCGTTCCGGCTCGCCCAATATAACACTCGGGACCATCACCGATGAAGGCGGCCGGGCCACACTGACTATTCCCCGGGATCTGGACGAATCCTTTGAATGTCCCATGTCCGTGACGATATCGAAATCGGGGTATGTGCCGGAGAGAATACTGGTGTGCCCGACGCCCGGCTCCTTTCCCGATCAGGGAGGAGACTGGCCCTTCAGGACGACGACGCTCGTTGCTGAGCTTCCCAAAGATCTGACGGTCGTCCTTTCGCCCGCTCCGCCGATCTATCTTTCGGCCCTCTCGGATAACGACCCGCTGATTAGGACCATCGCCGCAGAAGAACTGGGAAAGCTCCCGGTGCTGGAAGAGGAGCGGGAAGAGGTGATTCGTGCATTGACGAACGCCCTGGATGATCAGAATCCCCAGGTCCGAGAATCCGCCGCACGGGCGATTGAGAACTTGATGTGCACGGAACAATAG
- a CDS encoding Hsp20/alpha crystallin family protein, producing the protein MNRYRWFVPRDPFLNEFSRLQQQMARIVDHFSPGEGGPRTMGVFPAVNVYEDSDNYFLNAEIPGIEQKDLEITAVYDSITLKGERKIEDAEDVNYHRRERSGGKFSRVVTLGDRIDPEKVEASLKNGVLTVKMAKAEESKPKQITIKANE; encoded by the coding sequence ATGAACCGTTACAGATGGTTTGTGCCGAGGGATCCGTTTTTAAATGAGTTCTCCCGGCTGCAGCAGCAGATGGCCCGTATTGTGGATCATTTCTCTCCCGGAGAGGGGGGACCCCGGACCATGGGGGTGTTCCCGGCGGTAAATGTGTACGAGGACAGCGACAACTACTTTCTCAACGCGGAGATTCCGGGGATCGAGCAGAAGGACCTGGAAATCACGGCGGTCTACGACAGCATTACCCTCAAGGGAGAGCGAAAGATCGAAGATGCAGAGGACGTCAACTACCATCGCCGGGAGCGAAGCGGCGGTAAGTTTTCCCGGGTCGTCACCTTGGGAGACCGAATCGATCCTGAAAAGGTCGAGGCGAGCCTGAAGAACGGCGTCCTGACGGTGAAGATGGCCAAGGCCGAGGAGTCCAAGCCAAAACAGATCACCATCAAGGCCAATGAATGA
- a CDS encoding MBL fold metallo-hydrolase, translated as MDISEREKWRNYLREMGIVIIRIPMSMDISHSNAYFIDGPSPLLIDTGYPSNEAVKVLEETLNSAGFSITDVQTILLTHSHDDHAGLATHIRDMTGARVLIHHRERGVADDEAFKKYTHRVVDCFREIGTPPAEVENCQKILSEQLSKRIGVSIIPDGLLTGGDEFDTGAGRLRVVETPGHSEGSVSFHIEGAGLLFTGDLISANYNPLSVLMMDYERRGAVSAYDAMMKSINRILEISPRLLLPGHGRPIDTWERLIERITSVQGTLTGSIRELLRAEKELSVYKITRLMYPGAKGPGMIPAVNMVLGILERLNREHIVDRVDNGVVRFISS; from the coding sequence ATGGATATTTCCGAAAGAGAGAAATGGCGTAATTACCTGCGCGAAATGGGGATTGTCATCATCCGAATACCCATGTCGATGGATATTTCTCACTCCAACGCCTATTTTATCGACGGTCCCTCTCCTCTTTTGATCGACACCGGATACCCGAGCAATGAGGCGGTGAAGGTCTTGGAGGAGACTCTCAATTCAGCGGGATTCAGTATTACGGATGTCCAGACTATTCTCCTGACACACAGTCATGATGATCATGCCGGCCTTGCGACGCATATCAGGGACATGACAGGGGCCAGGGTGCTCATTCACCATCGGGAACGGGGCGTTGCGGACGACGAGGCATTCAAAAAATACACACACCGGGTCGTTGATTGTTTTCGTGAAATCGGAACACCTCCCGCCGAGGTGGAGAATTGTCAGAAGATTCTGTCCGAACAACTCTCCAAGCGAATCGGTGTATCCATCATACCGGACGGGTTACTCACCGGTGGGGATGAATTCGATACCGGTGCCGGACGGTTGAGGGTAGTCGAAACGCCGGGACATTCCGAGGGATCGGTATCATTTCATATCGAAGGAGCGGGGTTGTTGTTCACCGGGGATCTGATCTCCGCCAACTACAATCCCCTTTCAGTGTTGATGATGGATTACGAAAGAAGGGGCGCTGTATCGGCATACGACGCGATGATGAAATCCATTAACAGGATATTGGAGATATCTCCCAGGCTGCTTTTGCCGGGCCACGGGAGGCCCATCGATACCTGGGAGCGGCTCATCGAACGGATAACGTCGGTCCAGGGTACGCTGACAGGCAGCATCAGGGAATTGCTTCGGGCGGAGAAGGAGCTCTCCGTCTATAAAATCACCCGCCTGATGTATCCCGGCGCGAAGGGCCCCGGGATGATTCCGGCCGTAAACATGGTGCTGGGCATTCTGGAGCGATTGAACCGGGAGCATATCGTGGACCGTGTCGACAACGGGGTGGTCCGATTTATCTCGTCCTGA
- a CDS encoding AMP-binding protein, producing MSVSYEQKPWMAFYDDHVPEFLDYPEKLYSERFQDIVRAMPDAVAVYYMDRPITYRELNRYADRFANFIISRGLVPGDVVGVNLPNLPAYYIAIQGIMKAGCVLSGVSPLLTPKELEYQLNDSGAKILVTLDLLFGKAAEVVAKTGVRSVLVAGISDFLPPVKKFLGKLLKKIPTGAVTEVPGVEVIRYMEALAGAEESPVLVQVGFGAPCLMQYTGGTTGPPKGAVLTQKNVSWHVEQLKSWLNLDPGYGAAISAFPLFHQAGLFVGMLCMAMGLNQVAVPNPRDLGFIVKNIKKYKPFGIINVPTIFLELMKREDFRALDFSSVNWFVSGAAPFPADYIVEFEKIVGKNKLVEVMGMTETTPITTALPIYGKKKVGSVGIPISDTDVKVVDPATKEVVPVGEPGEMVVKGPQVFTIGYHNKPEETANTLRDGWIYTGDIVSMDEDGYFFVVDRAKDMLIVSGYKVFTRTVDDVLMEHDDIDMAATIGLPDPKRPGSELVASAIVLKKGVSADDAAKERIIAYMKEKVAPYKVPKVIEFMDELPMSAVGKILKRELRDSMAKKA from the coding sequence ATGTCTGTTTCGTATGAGCAGAAACCGTGGATGGCTTTTTACGACGATCACGTACCGGAATTTCTGGACTATCCAGAAAAGCTCTATTCCGAGCGTTTTCAAGACATCGTTCGGGCGATGCCGGATGCCGTAGCGGTATACTATATGGATCGGCCCATCACCTATAGGGAACTGAATCGATACGCCGACCGCTTCGCGAATTTTATCATATCCCGGGGGTTGGTCCCCGGCGATGTGGTGGGGGTGAATCTCCCCAATCTCCCGGCCTACTATATCGCTATACAGGGCATCATGAAGGCGGGTTGCGTTCTCTCAGGCGTCAGCCCGCTCTTGACTCCCAAGGAGTTGGAATATCAGCTCAATGACTCCGGCGCGAAGATACTGGTGACGCTGGATCTTTTGTTCGGCAAGGCGGCCGAGGTGGTGGCGAAGACCGGTGTGCGGTCGGTGCTGGTCGCCGGGATAAGTGATTTTCTCCCTCCCGTCAAGAAATTTTTGGGAAAGCTCCTCAAGAAGATTCCCACAGGCGCCGTCACGGAAGTCCCGGGTGTGGAGGTCATTCGCTATATGGAAGCCCTTGCCGGGGCGGAGGAGTCTCCGGTGCTGGTTCAGGTCGGCTTCGGGGCGCCGTGTCTGATGCAGTACACCGGGGGCACCACCGGTCCTCCAAAGGGTGCGGTGCTCACCCAGAAGAACGTTTCCTGGCACGTGGAGCAGCTCAAGAGTTGGTTAAACCTGGATCCGGGATACGGCGCGGCCATATCCGCCTTTCCGCTGTTTCACCAGGCGGGGCTTTTTGTGGGGATGCTCTGCATGGCCATGGGTTTAAACCAGGTGGCCGTTCCGAATCCGCGGGACTTGGGATTCATCGTCAAAAATATCAAAAAATACAAACCATTCGGCATCATCAACGTTCCCACGATTTTTTTGGAGCTGATGAAGCGGGAAGATTTTCGCGCGCTTGATTTTTCTAGCGTCAACTGGTTCGTCAGCGGGGCGGCGCCCTTTCCGGCGGACTATATCGTCGAGTTCGAAAAGATCGTGGGGAAAAACAAGCTGGTGGAGGTCATGGGCATGACCGAGACCACACCCATCACCACGGCCCTGCCGATATACGGCAAAAAAAAGGTCGGGTCGGTGGGGATTCCCATTTCCGACACCGATGTGAAGGTGGTGGACCCGGCCACGAAGGAGGTGGTGCCGGTGGGAGAGCCGGGGGAGATGGTGGTGAAGGGCCCCCAGGTCTTCACCATCGGGTATCACAACAAGCCCGAGGAGACCGCCAATACGCTCAGGGACGGGTGGATATACACCGGGGATATCGTCTCCATGGACGAGGACGGTTACTTCTTCGTGGTGGACCGGGCCAAGGATATGCTGATCGTCTCGGGCTACAAGGTGTTCACCCGGACAGTGGACGACGTTCTGATGGAGCATGACGACATCGACATGGCGGCCACCATCGGCCTCCCCGACCCGAAGCGGCCCGGTTCAGAGCTGGTGGCCTCGGCGATCGTCCTGAAGAAGGGCGTTTCGGCGGACGACGCGGCGAAGGAGCGCATTATCGCCTACATGAAGGAGAAGGTCGCCCCTTACAAGGTCCCGAAGGTTATCGAGTTTATGGACGAGCTTCCCATGAGCGCCGTGGGGAAAATCCTCAAGCGGGAGCTTAGGGATTCAATGGCGAAGAAGGCATAG